The DNA window AGTATTTCAGCCGTGAGCAGGTCAACCTGCCCGTTTCGGAGAAAAGTACAGCGCCCGTCACCCACCTGTGGATCAACAACGCCAACAATCAGTATAAGCAGCTGAAGCAGACCGGGCAGGCCGTAACGCTTAAAACGTCGGGGCGCGCGCAGACGACAGTGGCAACGGCCAACGTCGCCGGTATCATCGAAGGCACCGACCCGGCCCTGAAAAACGAATACGTCATTCTGTCGGCCCACTTCGACCATGTGGGTGTCGGCAAGCAGGGCGGTAGTGCCTACGAGCCCAGCGACAGCATTTTCAACGGTGCACGCGACAATGCTTTTGGTACGGTGGCTATCCTGTCGGCAGCTAAAGCCCTGAGTCAGCAGCGACCCAAACGCTCGGTGCTGGTGCTGGCGCTGACGGGTGAAGAAGTCGGTTTGCTTGGCAGCACCTACTATGCCAGTCATCCACTGGTTCCGCTGAAGCAAACCATCTTCGACCTGAATACCGACGGCGCGGGCTACAACGACACTACGCTGGTATCGGTAATCGGGCTGGAACGGACCGGGGCAAAGGCGGAAATCGAAGCCGCTGCAAAGGCTGCCGGGCTGGGCGTTTTCGCCGAACCGGCCCCCGAACAGGGGTTGTTCGACCGCTCCGACAACGTCGCGTTTGCCGCTAAAGGTATTCCGGCACCGACCTTCTCACCGGGCTTCAAAACCTTCGACGAAGCCATCGGCAAGTATTACCATCAGGCTATCGATAATCCCGAATCGCTCGACATGAACTACGTCTACCGGTTCTGCGAAGCCTATGCCCACGCGGCCCGCCTGATTGCCAACCGAACTGCCCGGCCCCAATGGTCGGCGGGTGATAAGTATGAAGCGGCCGGAAAAGCCTTGTACGGGCAGTAAGACAAACTAATCCGTCGGTCCCGGCGTTTATAGCCTATCAACGACACCCGATCATGCTGTTCAAATACCTGTTCATTATCACGCTCATCATTCTGTTTGTTCCACCTGTTCGCCGGTTTGTTTTTTACCTGCTGGTGGGTCGGCAACTGGTTAATCAGCAGAAACAGGCGAACAATGTTGAGCGTCGGCGGGAAGGTGAAATTCGGGTGGACAACAAACCCCCGAAAGGCGATGCCCCGTTCAAGGGTGGCGACTACGTGGATTACGAAGAAGTTAAATAGCGCATAGCTAAGTCATACAAAACGGGTCGGAATGCTGTCAGCAGCGTTCCGACCCGTTTTTAGTTTTGTGCTGGTTGCTCGTCGCGGTAGCGAACGGCCAGCCCGCGCATGCTGTAGCCGTTATCGGTGGCATTGGTGTAGTAGGTGTACTTGACGCCAACCAGCGCGTTGGCCCCCAGCTTCTTGGCCTGCAACGTCAGGCGGGCCAGCAGTAACTCTTTGTCCTGCATATCATTGCCGCGCTTCAGCAGCCGTTTATTCACCAGCTGCCCATCCCGCACCGGCGTTTCTTCGCTGACTTCCAGATCGCGGATCGGCTCGAACGGCCGCTCGGGTCGCTGATTATCGTAAAACACGTCGACCGGAAAGACAGGGGTGTTTTTGATGTACAGCCGGGCCGGAAAGCAGCCCGACAAACACGCGGTCAGTAGAAGCAGGCAGACGGTTTTCATGCGGTTCGATCGGGTAGGGTGGCCAACACGTCGGCGACGACGCGCGGGTAATGCTCATGTTCAAGTACCTGTACCTTCCGGGCGACGTCGTCGGGGGTATCGGTGGGCGTAACCGGGCAACGAGCCTGAAAAATGGGTGCGCCTTCGTCGTAATGCTCATTGACAAAGTGAATCGTAATGCCCGACTCGGTTTCTCCGGCGGCTACCACGGCTTCATGCACGAAATGCCCGTACATGCCTTTGCCGCCAAACTTGGGCAACAGAGCCGGGTGGATATTGACGATTCGGTCGGGGAAGGCCTGTACCAGTCCGCCGGGCATCAGCCACATGAACCCAGCCAGCACGATCAGATCGATGTTTTGTTGCTGCAACAGGCGGGTAATATGGTCGGTCTGGTAAAAGGTGGTACGGTCGAAGAGGACCACCGGAATATGGTACCGGCGCGCCCGGTCGATAACACCCGCTTTGGGGTTGTTCGACACGATCAACTCAATGGATACGTCGGCAGAACCGGCAAAATAATCCGCAATTTTCTCGGCGTTTGACCCCGAACCCGATGCAAAAATGGCAATACGTTTCACTGAAAAAGGGGTTATTGACAGGATTACAGGATTTTTAGGGTCGCTGCCTGGCAGTACTGGGTTGTTGCATAGTCTACAGCGAAGCTAGTTGTTAATGTGTTGGCACCACGAAGCAGAAATCCTGTAATCCTGTCGAAAAAACTCTGACGGGGGCAAATTACAACTTTTGCCTATTTTTGTCGGCAGTCAACCGAAGCGGCCGATGCTGG is part of the Spirosoma rhododendri genome and encodes:
- a CDS encoding M28 family peptidase codes for the protein MKHLLSVALTALVLTGASAQTPPAGKKPRTKIGTTVLPLPGRPELAISQAEIEAQIRFLASDELMGRRTGEPGNAVAARYIAEQYRAMGLKPAGDQGNYLQPFSLDKIGAAQSAMLLIGTDTLRLGKELVVMAGGPTSLSGNIIYAGYGLTDGEDGYKGQDVKGRIVVVQGGSPDAKSPREIFRAASEKRKLAAQKGAAAVLELYSESIPWGFVNQYFSREQVNLPVSEKSTAPVTHLWINNANNQYKQLKQTGQAVTLKTSGRAQTTVATANVAGIIEGTDPALKNEYVILSAHFDHVGVGKQGGSAYEPSDSIFNGARDNAFGTVAILSAAKALSQQRPKRSVLVLALTGEEVGLLGSTYYASHPLVPLKQTIFDLNTDGAGYNDTTLVSVIGLERTGAKAEIEAAAKAAGLGVFAEPAPEQGLFDRSDNVAFAAKGIPAPTFSPGFKTFDEAIGKYYHQAIDNPESLDMNYVYRFCEAYAHAARLIANRTARPQWSAGDKYEAAGKALYGQ
- a CDS encoding DUF4834 domain-containing protein produces the protein MLFKYLFIITLIILFVPPVRRFVFYLLVGRQLVNQQKQANNVERRREGEIRVDNKPPKGDAPFKGGDYVDYEEVK
- the purN gene encoding phosphoribosylglycinamide formyltransferase, with protein sequence MKRIAIFASGSGSNAEKIADYFAGSADVSIELIVSNNPKAGVIDRARRYHIPVVLFDRTTFYQTDHITRLLQQQNIDLIVLAGFMWLMPGGLVQAFPDRIVNIHPALLPKFGGKGMYGHFVHEAVVAAGETESGITIHFVNEHYDEGAPIFQARCPVTPTDTPDDVARKVQVLEHEHYPRVVADVLATLPDRTA